From a single Arachis hypogaea cultivar Tifrunner chromosome 3, arahy.Tifrunner.gnm2.J5K5, whole genome shotgun sequence genomic region:
- the LOC112790658 gene encoding large ribosomal subunit protein eL32z translates to MAVPLLSKKIVKKRVKKFKRPQSDRKISVKENWRRPKGIDSRVRRKFKGCTLMPNVGYGSDKKTRHYLPNGFKKFVVHNVKDLELLMMHNRTYCAEISHNVSTRKRKEIVERAAQLDVVVTNKTARLRSQEDE, encoded by the exons atggcggTGCCGTTGCTATCCAAGAAGATCGTGAAGAAGCGCGTCAAGAAGTTCAAACGCCCTCAGAGCGACCGCAAGATCTCCGTCAAG GAAAACTGGCGCAGACCCAAGGGTATTGATTCTCGTGTCAGGAGGAagttcaagggatgcactttgaTGCCAAATGTTGGTTATGGATCAGACAAGAAAACTCGCCACTATCTCCCAAATGGTTTCAAGAAATTTGTTGTGCACAATGTGAAGGACCTTGAACTTCTCATGATGCATAACAG GACATACTGTGCTGAGATTTCTCACAACGTTTCCACAAGGAAGAGGAAGGAAATCGTTGAGAGGGCTGCCCAGCTTGATGTCGTTGTGACCAACAAAACTGCCAGGCTACGCAGCCAGGAAGACGAATAG